The sequence GTGTGTATATATGCACATACATCTTTGTATACCTATGCTTAGGGTTTGaattattaacttttaaattaaacaagTACCTTGAGATTTGAGTAGATGCTTTTTCTTTACTCCACTCTTCTttaatttgtttgtttagtGATTTCTTATGGGGAGATAGAGTTTGGCCTGGTCTTGAACCATTGGTTATAATAagattatatatgtatgttCACTATAGCTCCGATTTTATAAGTTTTGTATTCCAACGTtattgaaagaaaaaagaaaactataaCTCCCCTTACTTCAGTAATTTCTATCAATTTATTTGATTCAATCATATCTGGTTTGGTTCGAAACTGAGCAGTGAGCACCCTGGTCAGAAGTTTTGTTAACCATCGATAGTTTTCACACATGTTTGTGAGTCTTGGAATATGAGCGCAATTAATCTTTAGAAGATAAGGATAACAACAAGGTTAAATAAAGAGGAAATATCCCAAAGAATCTGCTAATAGTACAGTATATAAGTAATTCCAAGCCTCGTGTTTTAAAAGCGTTAACTTCTTATTAAACGTACAATTCAGAACtgtataatataaattacaCTTTCCAAGCACCAatcatttacttttttttgtcattttctaTTATTGGTCAAGTTTCCTAATAAAATGGATATGTGCTTCACGAGCTCTATGTATTGAAGCGTCATTTAGCTATGTCCCTCTTaatcaaattaatttataaatttaacaccttgtaaaatatgttaaaaattagCGTACTAGATCTGCATCAATACCACAAGGGTGAATTGGCTGAATGACTATAATgaactttttaaaaacaaaatagccATGTAAAAATATGGGTGGGAAATGCGATAGTTGACACAAAATTGGACAATCTATTCCGTGCTGCAAGTTACCGTACAACTCACAACGTCCACAACATatagatatttataaaatagaatagtatggtatattttttattaaagtacATGAAGGTCTAAAACTTTCAAAACTcaattttatgaaatttcaaaaaattataagataaaattataagtttataatgtttaaatatcatcaaaaccataaaataCTATTTATCTTATAAATACTCGTAGAAGTGTGTTATCGTAATGATTTATGATGACACTGTGAATCCTATTAAATGTGTTGATTTGTGGCATTCTTCTGATTGTGATGGATATTGGAAACTTCATAAAACATTAGAGACATTGATATGGTAGTCAAGCCTCAAGGTTAAGGCTAAGATGATCAAGATGGTTATTGGAAGATTTGACGAGTTTTATCAAGTTATCGAGAGATCTGTATTTTGTCTTCGTGCTTGGAGTTTGATACTAGTTTGAAAAGGGTAGCTTCTTCGTTAAGTTTCGCAATCAATGATCAAAGTGTGAACTTATATGAACTCCCCCAAAATAATGAAGTGCACAGGCTCCACtatttcttcaaaaataaaataaaaaccaagTGAGAGAATCACAGAACTAAACTGCGTGTGATTGAATTGAACTAACCCTAGCTCTTATTTTTCTATGTTGTTATGTCTCCACATCTCAAGCTTGATGCGTTTACGATTTATAGTTGTAACTTGTAACAGAAATCGAGAAAATGTTTATGTCTAATTTCCAAGTTATACGAATCTTAAACTAGGGAgagaattaaaaagaaaaaaaaaatcaaaggaaCGATGGTTTTATTCCATTTAAGATGAACAAAGAAAACATGAAACACAGATAAGAGTTTTATTATTGTTCGTAGCTTGTAACTCTGATCCTTTTAGTTTTGTAGTCTTTCCTTTTTCTCAGACAATAGACATAGTTTTGGGCAATGCCTCTGTCCCAGAAGCTTTCATGAACACGACCGGGAATGGCGTAGAGCTTAAAGCCAAACGTCGAACGCCATGTCGGTCTACAAATATCCCAATATCGCTGCAATCGCTATCGTTAGGACAAAACACAATCTTGTAACCGCCAAGAGCatcatttattttcttgatatggAATAAACCACTCGACCGTTTAGGACCAGCCGCTATGAACAATGGATCAATGACGCCAGCCTTCGGGGGAGGGACATACCAATAGGTTGACTGACCACATATCGTGGCTGGGACGTTATTAGAGTACATATTGGTTTATTATGGTTAAGTTTGGTTTAGTATAAACCGAGATGTAAAGCTTACTATATAAACACTTGTATCACCTTTGTAAAGCTCTAACAGAAATAATAGAAAGTTTGTTAGATCATCTTAATTTTTAGACCCATTTACACCCAATTGCATGCTTGTCTGGTGGAAGAGAACAGACTGTCCAAGTATTAGTACTTTCTAAAGCCATGAGTTCGTCATTCATAGCTTTTAGCCAGACATCAAAACGCTTTGCCTGTTTGAGTGAAACTCGATGGCTCAGGATACAAAGCAACAGAGCAGATATAGGCCTTGTAATCTTCAGAGAGACTAGCAAAAGATGTATATGCAGAGAGGGGATAAGGTATATTAGTATCACTCTCTGCTATATTACAATAGTAATCTTGAAGATGAGCAGGCAACTTTGAAATCCTCTTGCCTTCTGCCTTAGATAAACCAACATCTGCTAGTGGCGTTTCTGTAACTGGAACAGCAACAGGTTCTTCTACATGTAAATCACTATTAGGTGCAGAAGTAGGTTCAGGGATTGGAGCAGAGGAAAATATATCTTCATAAGGTTCAGTGTGATCTTTAGCATATGGAAATATGGCTTCATGGAACGTAACATTCCGTGATATATGAATGGAGTTAGTATCCAAGTCAAGAAGCTTATAACCCTTATAGCCTGCAGGATATCCAAGGAAAATACAAGGCTTTGATCGTGGCTGAAACTTATGTCGATTCTTTGTTGATGTAGAGTAGTAAGCTAAACATCCAAAGACTTTGAAGCCACCATAATCGACTCGTTTGGAGGTAAGAACTTCAAAAGGAGACTTATCTTTTAATAAAGGAGTAGGGAGCCGATTGATGATGAAAACAGCAGTGAGTACACAGTCACCCCAGAGCTCAAGAGGAACGTGTGATTGAAACATCAAAGCACGGGCAACATTCAGAATAAGCTGATGCTTCCTTTCAACCACTGAGTTCTGTTTTGGCGTTTCTGGACAAGAATGATAAGAGACTATTCCTTTCTTCTTGTAGAAATCCACAAACTTCAATTCTGGAGCATTGTCTGATCTCACAGCCTTAACCTTACTCTTATATTTAGTCTCAATCATCTGAATAAAATCCGGAAAGACTGTCAAAACTTCATTCTTTGTGCGCAAAAGATATATCCAGATCACACGAGTGTGATCATCAACTATTGTCAAGAAATGCTTGTAACCTTCAGCTGTAGACACAGAGAAAGGGCCCCATATGTCGATATGAAGAAGATCAAAAACATTCTGACTCATGTTGTTCTGTGGATTATAAGGAAGGCGTTTCTGCTTTGCAAGAGGACAAATGGCACAATGAAAAGGTTCTTTATTGATATGTTTGAATCCAAATACATCAACAATGTTTTCTGTTTTAGACATAGAAGGATGTCCTAATCTGTTGTGCCACAAGCTtacatcaacaacaacactaGAACAAGAGGCAGACTGTTGTTGAATGAATGAAGAGCCTGTTATATCCACTGCATCCAGAACGTAAAGATTGCAAATCTGTTCACCCCTCCCAATCATCAATCCCTTGGTAGGATCCTGTATAAAACAAGCACCCGGATCAAACATAACTCTGTAACCCAAATCCTTAGTGAGTTGGCTCACACTCAAAAGATTAAGTCTGAAATCCGATAGATATAAGACATTTCTCAAGATCAAGGAGTCGGTGAGTCTTATACTGCCAATGCCTGCAATCTTAATACCAAGACCAGTAGGAAGAGTAACAGATGTACTAATGGAATCAGTGAGGTCAAGAAAAAGATCTCTATCATGGGCAACATGATGAGTGGCACCACTGTCTATTATCCAAGTCTTTGTACACAGAGCATTACTCGTTGCTTTAAGCATTCCAACAAAACAGAGTGTGGAGGAAGAGAATGCCATACCGGGAAGTGCTGTTATCATGCCTCCAGAAGTAGATGCAACACAATTTGCTTGAATAGGCTGCATTTTCAGTTGAGAATTAAAGTAGGCAATAACTCCTTCAATCTGATCTTTAGTAAGGTTGTTAACAATATTAGAAACTGAGTCCACAAATCCTACTTGAGCGACAACTGGTTTAGCATTGTTGTACTTCGGGGTTGAGGAGGATTTATCAGTCTGTTTCTTGCCTTTGTGTTTGAAACCAACAGGATAGCCATGGATCTTATAACAAGTATCGACAGTGTGACCGTTGTAGCCACAATGAGCACAGGTGAGCTTGTGTTGTTTCGCTGGAGCAGTATACTGAGCAGCATTTAGAAGAGGCATGGACTGAACTGTGGACTGATCAGGAATCAAGACCTGAAAAGCAGTCGCATTCATCACGGGAATAATGTTTCTTTGGTTAAAGTCTTGATCAAGCAGATTATAAATCTCAAAGAGCTCAGGAACATTCTTCTTCATGATGATTTGACTCCTGATCACAGAGTATGACTCGTTAAGCCCTGCGAGAAACTTTATGACTCTAGCATGATCAGCTTTAGTATCAATAGCTTTGCAACAGGTACAATGACGACATGTATCGACGCAAGAAGCTCCATCTAGCTCATCCCAAAGAGTCTTCAGAGCAGTGTAGTATGTTGCCAAGTCCATTGATCCTTGTTGGAGAGCCCATATCTGTTGTGACAGCTGATAAGATCTGGGGAGATTGGTGATATGAAATCGAGTCTCCAAATCTTTCCAAATCTCAACAGCATCATTGAAACGAAGAATACTCTTGTAGATCTGTTTGGAAACAGTATTGAGAATCCAAGATTTGACCATCGAATTACATCTAGACCAGATTCGGCTATGAGGATGTGATTCAAGAGGCCTAGGAACAGATCCATCGATAAACACTAGCTTATTCTTAGCGTCTAAAGCAATCTTCATAGCAATGCTCCAGTTATCATAGTTCGTACCATCTAAGACTTCCGAGATGATAGAAAGACCTGGATTATCGCTATTGGTGAGGTGAAATGGTGAATGAATGCTATCGGGAGAAAGTTCTGCAACGATCGTAGGTGTAGGCGACGTCGGAACTGAGTCTTCCGGTGTAGAAGCTCGGCGAGCTGACGACGATGCCTGTCTTCCACCACGACGTGTCGATCTCTGTGCAATCACCACCATCACGTATAATTTCGTAAAATCGGTGGAAATGATCAGAACAACGATCTACGAAACAGAGAGAAGATCGATCGAGAGATTCATCGATAGATCGTAGGtcaaagaaagaaaatgaagaacGGATCGCTTGAGGTTTCAGCCtcaaggctctgataccatctTAGAGTTGATGAATCGGAGAACAAAGTGATCTAACAAACTTTCTATTATTTCTGTTAGAACTTTACAAAGGTGATACAAGTGTTTATATAGTAAGCTTTACATCTCGGTTTATACTAAACCAAACTTAACCATAATAAACCAACATGTACTCTAATAGACGTCCATCTGGATGTTGAGGCTAGTTGATTCGGGAGCAAACGCAACTTGAATCATCCAGTTTGAGAATTTTATAGGAATGCCCCTGTTAACCTCTGAATATTCCTGTCCGATGTAGAGGGGACACAAATTGCCACCACGGGAGGTGAGACTCAGGCCGCCACCTCCAGGGCCAGAAATGCGGGGGAGGACGTAGTAACTGCCATCGAATATGATATCACCATCAGTGTCGAGAACTGGTTTGAGGGCGTTTACGGTTGCGGCCAAAGCAGCGGTCAAGGCAAGAAGGAAGTAAAACCTATGATTCATACTTTTTTAAGTTTACGTAGTTGATTAGAAATGAATGTTCCTGAATGAAGAAAATGTGAGTTCATGTGATTGGTATTTATACACGAATGTGTATACATGCACATACACCTTTGTATACACTACGATTAGGTTTTGAGTTATTAAATTTAACATCGGAGATTTGAGAAGATGCCTATCTTGTTTTTACTCCACGCACCTTCCACGCttcttaatttaatttatgtttttgttacaAACGCTTCTTTAATTTCTTATAGAGTTTTAGCCTGGTCTTGGACGGTTGGTTAACGCATAAGTTTATGTATGTTCACTACAGCTctggttttataatttttttatttaaacgttctgaaaggaaaaaagaatatttaaacgCTCCTCTTAGTTCTGCAAGttctgtaattttattttagcaaaaaaaaaaaaaaacttctgtAGTTTTATCGGTTGGTTTGGTTCGAAATTGAGCACCCTGGTCAAAAGTTTGGTTCGATAGTTTCCACACGTGTGTTTTGGTTCTTGTGATATGAGCACAAGTCTTTAGACGATAAGGATAACAACAAGGTTAATTTTTAAAGAGGAAAGATACCAAAGCATATGCTTATAGCATAGAAGTAATTTTTAGCCTCGTGTTATCATAGACTCGCCTcgtgtgattatttatatgaggAAATTGTTTAAGAGAGAAGCTCTTACTAATCACAATTAAACACAATAAAATctctataatatatttattccaCTTTCCAAGCACCAATCGCTAATTGGTTTTGTCcttctattctattaaaatataatcctATTTTATCGACTATTTTTGGGACTACGAAAAAGTTATAACagtccaaataaaataaatccataattcttcttttttaattaatgttaattttttttttaatctttgtacAATGTCTATAACTTGAGTTGAAAGTTTTGCTTAATTAAAGCttagaaaaaaaactaacaattcACTTCTCATCTCACCGAAAACCATGTTTCTATGGCTTTGACATACTGTTGATCTCCCATCATCCTCATGCTCGAGATCCTATTCCTGACCACCTTATCAATACGTTTGGTCAGACAAGCAGGATTGTTTGGGTTCTCGCTGTGCCTTCTTCCGTTTCTCTCATTCCCGACTGTTGACAAAGTGTTGGAAAACATATCTGAGAAGAAACAAGTGCAGCTTGCTTCGTGTTTGGTCTGATAAAAGTTGAACGTCCTCCTCCCACACATTTGTGTAATGCGATAACATTAAATCCACGATTCATTATCATATAATACTttttaaatataactaaaatcagTATGTTCTTATTAaaccaaatatttctaattttacATAAACAATGGACGCAAGATTTCTTGTTTTTTACATAAACAATGAATGAACGATTCCTCTTTCACAACTAagaatatatcaaatatatattgaagATTAGCTTTAATAAGTTAATAACATAGTTACAATATCAAATTCGCTTACATATGATTTTTATGAATCGGTTCATATCTTCATGTGAAAGAGAAAATTTTATGTCCAATGTTTTTACTTGGTTCACATAAAGATTAGAATCAATTCAAATTTCTTTACAATTTTGTAGAACATTAAAAAAACTTTCACATATTTAGACTAGTGACTATGTGGTTTATTTGGGGTTTATATGGGACCTCTGCGTTAGcgaattgtatatatatattatatttatataagatattttagttttgagtttaactataaattattttgatgaattatcaaactttgatatacaaaaaaaaattagataaatttgTGGATTTTTGTTAACATTATTACTTACTGTAACGTAGTTAGACTAATTTATATCGATTTAAACTGATTTAGAATTGTTTAAACCGATtgtgagttttatatatatatatatatatatatatatatatgattttcagAAAATTATTTCGGCTATAACCAGTTCGCTGTATAGGCATCGCCTATACAATTTTAAGAACCATAATAACACATGATTAAAAGCATAAAAGGAATAAAGATACAAAGCATATGCTTATACAAAGCATAGTGTTATGGATTGGAAATGTTTTAACGTAACTCCCATAATCTTTCAACATATAGAGTGTGACTGTATAGTCTTTTTGGAATAAATATTTTGGAGTAAAACAATTCCACTCCAAGTTTAGCTGAAATGTTACTAATCAGATTGACTAttataattttacttttactCTGTCAACTATTGATAAAGCAGAAAAAACAGTCTAAGTGTTACTTTTGAATTGAcaagaaaaatacaattaacgctaccttttgttttttttctttcatttttccTTCTTTTAATATTTACTCTGTTTTTCACCATTATATTTACTCTGCATTGCTCCAAAATTTTCCAATCTTAACCATAGTAAAGATAAGAGAGACAGAAAAAGGGGGAAGCATGAAAAACTGTCATGAGTCTCATGACGTATGTCATATTTTGAGTGGTTAAATATGTTTATACTTAAAATTTAATTCTGTTATTTATAAAAAACGatgttctaaatttttattatcaaACACAAATAGAACTCTATCATATGGATTCCACTTTGCAAGCACCAAtcgataattgtttttttttttttgtccttttCTATTGTGGATCAACTTTACTAATAGAATGGGTCTGGCTTCACGAGTTCAATGTATTTAAGGGTTATTTAGCTATCTAACCCTGTTAACCAACTTACAATTTTAACGCCTTCCAAATTGTATTAAAAAGTAGCTTTTGATTATACTTGTATAAAAAcctaaattttgt comes from Brassica rapa cultivar Chiifu-401-42 chromosome A02, CAAS_Brap_v3.01, whole genome shotgun sequence and encodes:
- the LOC103853392 gene encoding kunitz trypsin inhibitor 4-like, which codes for MYSNNVPATICGQSTYWYVPPPKAGVIDPLFIAAGPKRSSGLFHIKKINDALGGYKIVFCPNDSDCSDIGIFVDRHGVRRLALSSTPFPVVFMKASGTEALPKTMSIV